In Aeromicrobium sp. A1-2, the DNA window CAAGCGGCGCTTCGAGGCCGCAGCGGCACAGTTCGCCGAGACCGGCGGACAGGTCGAGGTCGAGTACCACTCCTTCGAGCTCGCGCCGGACACACCGGTCGACTTCAACGGCACCGAGGTCGACTTTCTGGTGCGTCACAAGGGCATGCCGGCCGAGCAGGTCACCACGATGCTCGGCCAGATGACCGAGCTCGCGAGTGCAGAGGGCTTGGCGTACGACTTCGACGCGCTGCAGCACACCAACACCGTCAAGGCCCACGAGCTGCTGCACCACGCCAAGGCCAAGGGACGCCAGCTCGACATGAAGGAGCGCCTGCTTGCGGCGTACTTCGAGGAGGGCCGGCACGTCGGCCGCATCGACGACCTGGCCGACCTCGCCGCCGAGATCGGCCTGGACCGCGCCGAAGCTCTCGAGGCGCTGAAGTCCGGAGAGTTCCTCCCGGCGGTCGAGGCCGATCGCGATCAGGCGTACGACTATGGCATCGCCGGCGTGCCGTTCTTCGTCATCGACGGGAAGTTCGGTGTATCGGGCGCGCAGGAGCCGGCCGCTTTCGTCGAGGTGCTCCGCAAGGCAGCGGCCGCCGTATGACCGGGCCGTTGGAGATCGTGGGCGACGACGGACCGAGTTGTCAGAACGGCGTCTGCGACGTGCCTGCCGCCGACGTCGAGGATGGCTCGAGCAACTGAGTCTGTTCTGAGCAGCGTGCTCAGGCCTTTTTGACGACGCTCGACTTCAGTTGCATCTGGCCGAAACCGTCGACCTTGCAGTCGATGTCGTGGTCGCCCACACCATCAACGAGTCGGATGTTTCGCACCTTCGTGCCGACCTTGATCGATGTGGGGCTGCCCTTGACCTTGAGGTCCTTGATGATGCTCACGGTGTCACCATCGGTGAGCGGGGTCCCGAACGCGTCCTTGATGACCGCAGCATCCTGCTCGGCCTCGGCGTCGGCAGCCGCCTCGCTCGGCGACCACTCGTGCGCACACATCGGGCACACGAGGAGCGCGCCCATCTCGTAGGCCAGATCGCTGGAACAGTTCGGGCAGAGCGGTAGGGCGTCAGGCATCGGTCACTTTCGGGTAGGTGCGCGAACTTGCGGCGGCACCCAAACTACTCCTCGGTTGACCGGCCCCGCTCAGGCGACGCACTTGGGGCGCGAGGACTGCGCCGGTAGGCCGACACCGTCGGGTCGCCCGTGATCCAGAATCGCCACGGCACGTCAGCGGCCCGGGACACCCCCACTCGCGGCCCCGCGCTCAGGGCCACCGTCTCAGCGGTGGGACCCAGCCGAACTCCCTCGTCGACGAGCAGGTCCGTCCCCAGGTCGTCGAGGGTGAGCCCGAGGGCGCGAGCCAGGTTGCCCGGGCCGCGGGCCAGCCCTACGTCCTTGACCGCGGGCCGCCGCTGCCGCGCGCACTCGACCCCGTGCACGACCTCGCCCGCTCGGACCAGGACTGCAGAGGCGGTCTCGGTGGGCCCCGTCACGAC includes these proteins:
- a CDS encoding DsbA family protein; translated protein: MKPTVKVDIWSDIACPWCFVGKRRFEAAAAQFAETGGQVEVEYHSFELAPDTPVDFNGTEVDFLVRHKGMPAEQVTTMLGQMTELASAEGLAYDFDALQHTNTVKAHELLHHAKAKGRQLDMKERLLAAYFEEGRHVGRIDDLADLAAEIGLDRAEALEALKSGEFLPAVEADRDQAYDYGIAGVPFFVIDGKFGVSGAQEPAAFVEVLRKAAAAV
- a CDS encoding zinc ribbon domain-containing protein YjdM, translating into MPDALPLCPNCSSDLAYEMGALLVCPMCAHEWSPSEAAADAEAEQDAAVIKDAFGTPLTDGDTVSIIKDLKVKGSPTSIKVGTKVRNIRLVDGVGDHDIDCKVDGFGQMQLKSSVVKKA
- a CDS encoding DNA-3-methyladenine glycosylase is translated as MSTPDTTGPTVDLLARGLLGRVLHGHGVAVRITEVEAYGGIHDPASHAFTRTARSEIMYGDPWRLYVYRSYGIHLCANVVTGPTETASAVLVRAGEVVHGVECARQRRPAVKDVGLARGPGNLARALGLTLDDLGTDLLVDEGVRLGPTAETVALSAGPRVGVSRAADVPWRFWITGDPTVSAYRRSPRAPSASPERGRSTEE